A window of the Scandinavium goeteborgense genome harbors these coding sequences:
- a CDS encoding FxsA family protein — MRWIPLIAVFLYVYIEISIFIQVAHVFGVLMTLILVIFTSVIGMSLVRNQGFKNFLLMQQKMQAGESPAAEMIKSVSLIIAGLLLVLPGFFTDFLGMLLLLPPVQKHLTLKLMPHLRFARTPGGGFTAGSGGGDTFDGEYQRKDDERDRLENKDDR; from the coding sequence GTGCGCTGGATACCTTTAATTGCCGTTTTTTTATACGTCTACATCGAGATCTCGATATTCATTCAGGTCGCGCATGTATTCGGCGTATTGATGACCCTGATTCTGGTGATTTTCACCTCGGTCATCGGGATGTCTCTGGTGCGTAACCAGGGCTTCAAAAACTTTTTGCTGATGCAGCAGAAGATGCAGGCGGGCGAAAGTCCTGCCGCGGAAATGATCAAAAGCGTATCGCTGATCATCGCGGGTCTGCTGCTGGTGCTGCCGGGCTTCTTTACCGATTTCCTCGGTATGCTGCTGCTGTTACCGCCGGTGCAAAAACACCTGACGCTTAAGCTGATGCCACATCTGCGCTTTGCCCGTACGCCGGGCGGTGGCTTTACCGCAGGCAGTGGCGGCGGGGATACCTTTGACGGGGAATATCAGCGTAAGGATGACGAACGCGACCGTCTGGAAAACAAAGACGACCGCTGA
- a CDS encoding co-chaperone GroES, translated as MSIRPLHDRVIVKRKEVESKSAGGIVLTGSAAGKSTRGEIIAVGKGRILENGTVQPLDVKVGDIVIFNDGYGVKSEKIDNEEVLIMSESDILAIVEA; from the coding sequence ATGAGTATTCGTCCGTTACATGATCGTGTGATCGTCAAACGTAAAGAAGTTGAATCCAAATCTGCGGGCGGCATCGTTCTGACCGGTTCAGCAGCAGGCAAATCAACTCGTGGCGAAATCATCGCTGTCGGTAAAGGCCGCATCCTGGAAAACGGTACAGTACAGCCACTGGACGTTAAAGTCGGCGACATCGTTATTTTCAACGACGGTTACGGCGTGAAGTCCGAGAAGATCGACAACGAAGAAGTGCTGATCATGTCCGAAAGCGACATTCTGGCAATTGTTGAAGCGTAA
- the groL gene encoding chaperonin GroEL (60 kDa chaperone family; promotes refolding of misfolded polypeptides especially under stressful conditions; forms two stacked rings of heptamers to form a barrel-shaped 14mer; ends can be capped by GroES; misfolded proteins enter the barrel where they are refolded when GroES binds): protein MAAKDVKFGNDARVKMLRGVNVLADAVKVTLGPKGRNVVLDKSFGAPTITKDGVSVAREIELEDKFENMGAQMVKEVASKANDAAGDGTTTATVLAQSIITEGLKAVAAGMNPMDLKRGIDKAVAAAVEELKTLSVPCSDSKAIAQVGTISANSDETVGKLIAEAMDKVGKEGVITVEDGTGLQDELDVVEGMQFDRGYLSPYFINKPETGAVELESPFILLADKKISNIREMLPVLEAVAKAGKPLVIVAEDVEGEALATLVVNTMRGIVKVAAVKAPGFGDRRKAMLQDIATLTGGTVISEEIGMELEKATLEDLGQAKRVVINKDTTTIIDGVGEEAAIQGRVTQIRQQIEEATSDYDREKLQERVAKLAGGVAVIKVGAATEVEMKEKKARVEDALHATRAAVEEGVVAGGGVALIRVASKLGELRGVNEDQNVGIKVALRAMESPLRQIVLNCGEEPSVVANIVKAGDGNYGYNAATEEYGNMIDMGILDPTKVTRSALQYAASVAGLMITTECMVTDLPKGDGPDLGAGGMGGMGGMGGMM from the coding sequence ATGGCAGCTAAAGACGTAAAATTCGGTAACGACGCCCGTGTGAAAATGCTGCGCGGTGTAAACGTACTGGCAGATGCAGTGAAAGTAACCCTGGGCCCTAAAGGCCGTAACGTGGTTCTGGATAAATCTTTCGGTGCACCGACCATCACTAAAGACGGTGTTTCTGTTGCACGTGAAATCGAGCTGGAAGACAAGTTCGAAAACATGGGCGCACAGATGGTAAAAGAAGTTGCCTCTAAAGCGAACGACGCTGCAGGCGATGGTACCACCACCGCAACCGTACTGGCTCAGTCCATCATCACTGAAGGTCTGAAAGCCGTTGCTGCGGGCATGAACCCGATGGATCTGAAACGCGGTATCGACAAAGCTGTCGCTGCGGCCGTTGAAGAACTGAAAACTCTGTCCGTACCTTGCTCTGACTCTAAAGCGATTGCTCAGGTCGGCACCATCTCCGCTAACTCCGACGAAACCGTGGGTAAACTCATCGCTGAAGCGATGGACAAAGTGGGCAAAGAAGGTGTTATCACCGTTGAAGACGGTACCGGTCTGCAGGACGAACTGGACGTGGTTGAAGGTATGCAGTTCGACCGTGGCTACCTGTCCCCATACTTCATCAACAAGCCAGAAACTGGCGCAGTAGAACTGGAAAGCCCGTTCATCCTGCTTGCTGATAAAAAAATCTCCAACATCCGTGAAATGCTGCCAGTTCTGGAAGCCGTTGCGAAAGCAGGCAAGCCACTGGTTATCGTTGCGGAAGACGTTGAAGGTGAAGCGCTGGCAACTCTGGTGGTTAACACCATGCGTGGCATCGTGAAAGTGGCTGCGGTTAAAGCACCTGGCTTCGGCGACCGTCGTAAAGCTATGCTGCAGGACATCGCAACGCTGACTGGCGGTACCGTTATCTCTGAAGAGATCGGTATGGAGCTGGAAAAAGCGACGCTGGAAGACCTGGGTCAGGCGAAACGCGTTGTTATCAACAAAGACACCACCACCATCATTGATGGCGTGGGTGAAGAAGCGGCAATTCAGGGTCGTGTGACTCAGATTCGTCAGCAGATTGAAGAAGCGACTTCCGACTACGATCGTGAAAAACTGCAGGAACGTGTAGCGAAACTGGCTGGCGGCGTTGCCGTTATCAAAGTGGGTGCTGCGACTGAAGTTGAAATGAAAGAGAAGAAAGCACGCGTTGAAGATGCCCTGCACGCAACCCGTGCTGCGGTTGAAGAAGGCGTGGTTGCAGGCGGTGGCGTTGCGCTGATCCGTGTTGCAAGCAAGCTGGGCGAACTGCGTGGCGTGAACGAAGACCAGAACGTGGGTATCAAAGTTGCGCTGCGCGCGATGGAGTCCCCACTGCGTCAGATCGTGCTGAACTGCGGCGAAGAACCATCCGTTGTGGCTAACATCGTTAAAGCGGGCGACGGTAACTACGGTTACAACGCGGCGACCGAAGAATACGGCAACATGATCGACATGGGTATTCTGGATCCAACCAAAGTGACCCGTTCTGCACTGCAGTACGCAGCATCCGTTGCTGGCCTGATGATCACCACCGAATGTATGGTGACTGACCTGCCTAAAGGCGACGGCCCTGACTTAGGTGCTGGCGGTATGGGTGGTATGGGCGGCATGGGCGGCATGATGTAA
- the opgB gene encoding phosphatidylglycerol--membrane-oligosaccharide glycerophosphotransferase: MLMNFISLGLMILSITLYVIKSSKNKMYLLFFVITIIIYISLQTLYFACDYFTGEGINRQAIYTITDSLTGVEIDRYIFPTTIFVVSFLVIIILVALFINKIKIPTPTFTYTFLSLTIATASIFSTTATQQLSSLLYGQLISKHSDFQIYYKNANKIIPSPKLNVIYIYGESLERTFFDNSIFPNLTPEMNDIQDQAIDFSRTQQLKGTDFTIGGIVASQCGLPLFTPFNHNANKLSSFFPDITCLGDILKKSGYENYYYQGADLRFSSKDAFLKTHGIDHAYGYRELKNKIKDANYTHEWGLYDDTILDFAWQKYVELSQNNKRFAIFALTVDTHPPVGFISNNCKRKSYLFQDKGNSSLNAVSCSQQHIAEFVNKVRQSPWFKDTVIVVSSDHLSMKNTISDELLKHDRQNLFLVMRGDKVISGINATPRSTLDNGATILDILGGSQELGLGRSSFSTQSLSEIFPNLDKKVLKWESAIINLWDIGEVINDFVVDIKKGNFIYSGKKFPLPVLLRIKNENKLDMPFLEIDRDTLRYNLSRFRPNDRYLWVDQCYYMARLGNLEWGKSNQICVAQGTLDSDANIQLIEKSLWHSKVTINSLKRNPDNQRYKDTIRNLKRSAQDIRYESDIILFNVQGYPNQIKSVEGLSYPEKWGAWSNAVRKKNVTITYNSPLPQKFDLVITAKASPQNIGQPIAVRVGETMQPLILGAEPASVTLHFNNPLRDNKIIITPPNHDIEKITETFVYATAKTTPRQLGIGLSTLEVISRE, from the coding sequence ATGCTTATGAATTTTATATCACTAGGGCTAATGATTTTGTCCATTACCCTGTATGTAATAAAATCATCTAAAAACAAAATGTATTTGTTATTTTTTGTAATAACAATAATTATTTACATAAGTCTTCAGACACTTTATTTTGCATGCGATTATTTCACCGGTGAAGGCATTAACAGGCAAGCAATCTACACCATCACGGACAGTCTAACTGGTGTCGAGATTGATCGGTATATATTTCCAACCACAATTTTTGTTGTGAGTTTTTTAGTTATAATTATATTGGTGGCGTTATTTATTAATAAGATAAAAATACCCACCCCCACTTTCACCTATACTTTCTTATCGCTAACCATTGCTACAGCCTCCATATTTTCCACTACTGCTACCCAGCAGTTAAGTAGTCTGTTATATGGGCAACTAATTAGCAAACACTCTGACTTTCAAATTTATTATAAAAATGCTAATAAAATCATTCCTTCGCCAAAACTCAATGTAATCTATATTTATGGTGAAAGCCTTGAGCGTACGTTTTTTGATAACTCAATCTTTCCAAATCTTACACCGGAAATGAATGACATTCAGGATCAAGCAATTGACTTTTCACGCACACAACAGTTAAAAGGAACCGATTTCACTATTGGAGGAATTGTTGCCTCACAGTGTGGCCTCCCTTTATTTACCCCTTTCAATCATAACGCTAATAAATTGAGCAGTTTTTTTCCAGATATCACCTGCTTAGGAGATATCCTCAAAAAATCAGGGTATGAAAATTATTATTACCAGGGGGCTGACCTACGTTTCTCAAGCAAGGATGCATTCTTAAAAACACATGGTATTGATCACGCTTATGGCTATCGTGAATTAAAGAATAAAATAAAAGACGCCAATTATACACATGAATGGGGACTCTACGATGACACCATTCTCGACTTCGCATGGCAGAAGTATGTTGAACTCTCACAAAACAACAAAAGATTTGCCATTTTTGCACTCACAGTCGACACACACCCTCCCGTTGGGTTTATCTCAAATAACTGTAAGAGAAAAAGTTATCTCTTTCAAGATAAGGGGAACTCATCTCTCAACGCTGTAAGTTGTAGCCAGCAGCATATTGCCGAATTTGTCAACAAAGTCAGGCAATCACCCTGGTTCAAAGATACTGTTATTGTTGTTTCCTCTGATCATCTCTCTATGAAAAATACCATTAGTGATGAACTGTTAAAACATGACCGCCAGAATTTATTTCTTGTGATGCGCGGGGATAAGGTTATCTCTGGTATTAATGCCACACCGCGTAGCACGCTTGATAATGGCGCGACGATACTGGATATTCTTGGTGGAAGCCAAGAGTTAGGCTTGGGACGCAGCTCATTTTCGACTCAGTCACTATCTGAAATCTTTCCTAATTTAGATAAAAAAGTGCTCAAATGGGAGTCGGCAATAATAAATCTTTGGGATATAGGTGAAGTAATTAATGATTTTGTAGTCGATATAAAAAAAGGCAATTTCATCTATTCCGGTAAGAAATTCCCCTTACCTGTTTTGTTACGTATAAAAAACGAAAACAAACTTGATATGCCTTTCTTAGAGATAGATCGGGACACTCTGCGTTACAATTTATCTCGGTTCCGTCCCAATGACAGATACCTTTGGGTTGACCAGTGTTATTATATGGCGCGGCTAGGAAATTTAGAATGGGGTAAATCGAATCAGATTTGTGTCGCTCAAGGAACGTTGGACTCAGATGCAAACATTCAACTTATCGAAAAATCCTTATGGCATTCAAAAGTTACTATTAATTCACTTAAGCGAAATCCAGATAACCAGCGGTATAAGGACACGATTCGTAATCTGAAGCGTTCAGCGCAAGATATCCGCTATGAGTCAGACATAATATTGTTTAATGTTCAAGGATATCCAAACCAAATAAAAAGTGTGGAAGGGTTATCCTATCCCGAGAAATGGGGTGCCTGGTCTAATGCGGTACGCAAAAAAAATGTCACCATCACTTATAATTCCCCACTCCCGCAAAAATTTGATCTGGTGATAACAGCCAAGGCAAGTCCGCAGAACATAGGTCAACCGATCGCTGTTCGTGTCGGTGAAACTATGCAACCACTGATACTGGGGGCTGAACCCGCTAGTGTGACATTACATTTCAACAATCCACTGCGAGATAACAAGATAATTATTACTCCACCCAATCACGATATTGAAAAAATAACAGAAACGTTTGTTTATGCCACAGCCAAAACCACTCCTCGCCAATTGGGGATAGGATTATCTACGCTGGAAGTGATTTCTCGGGAATAA
- the aspA gene encoding aspartate ammonia-lyase produces the protein MLNNIRIEEDLLGTREVPADAYYGVHTLRAIENFYISNNKISDIPEFVRGMVMVKKAAALANKELHTIPKGVADAIVAACDEVLNNGKCMDQFPVDVYQGGAGTSVNMNTNEVLANIGLELMGHQKGEYQFLNPNDHVNKCQSTNDAYPTGFRIAVYASIVKLIDAINQLGDGFQRKSVEFQDVLKMGRTQLQDAVPMTLGQEFHAFSVLLKEETKNLLRTAELLLEVNLGATAIGTRLNTPDGYQQLAVQKLAEVANMPVVPAEDLIEATSDCGAYVMVHSALKRLAVKMSKICNDLRLLSSGPRAGLNEINLPELQAGSSIMPAKVNPVVPEVVNQVCFKVIGNDTTVTMASEAGQLQLNVMEPVIGQAMFESIHILTNACYNLLEKCINGITANKAVCESYVYNSIGIVTYLNPFIGHHNGDIVGKICAETGKSVREVVLERGLLTEAELDDIFSPQNLMHPAYKAKRYTDESEQ, from the coding sequence ATGTTAAACAACATTCGTATCGAAGAAGACTTGTTGGGTACCAGGGAAGTTCCAGCGGACGCTTATTACGGTGTCCACACTCTGAGAGCGATTGAAAACTTCTACATCAGCAACAATAAAATCAGCGACATCCCGGAGTTTGTACGCGGGATGGTGATGGTGAAGAAAGCCGCCGCCCTGGCGAATAAAGAGCTTCACACCATTCCTAAAGGTGTTGCCGACGCCATTGTTGCCGCCTGCGATGAAGTGCTGAACAACGGCAAATGCATGGATCAGTTCCCGGTTGACGTCTATCAAGGCGGCGCGGGCACCTCTGTGAACATGAATACCAACGAAGTACTGGCCAACATCGGCCTCGAGCTGATGGGACATCAGAAAGGGGAATATCAGTTCCTGAACCCTAACGATCACGTCAACAAGTGCCAGTCCACGAACGACGCCTACCCGACCGGTTTCCGCATCGCGGTGTATGCCTCCATCGTCAAACTGATTGATGCCATTAACCAACTGGGTGATGGCTTCCAGCGTAAATCCGTTGAATTCCAGGATGTTCTTAAGATGGGTCGCACCCAGCTTCAAGATGCGGTTCCGATGACGCTCGGCCAGGAATTCCACGCATTTAGCGTTCTGCTGAAAGAAGAAACCAAAAACCTGCTGCGCACCGCAGAATTGCTGCTGGAAGTGAATCTCGGCGCGACCGCCATCGGTACGCGCCTGAATACGCCGGACGGCTATCAGCAATTGGCGGTGCAGAAGCTGGCCGAAGTTGCCAACATGCCAGTGGTGCCGGCAGAAGACTTGATTGAAGCCACCTCCGACTGCGGCGCATACGTGATGGTGCACAGTGCCCTGAAACGTCTGGCAGTGAAAATGTCGAAAATCTGTAATGACCTGCGCCTGCTCTCCTCCGGCCCGCGCGCTGGCCTGAACGAAATCAACCTGCCAGAACTGCAGGCGGGCTCGTCCATCATGCCAGCCAAAGTGAACCCGGTGGTGCCAGAAGTCGTAAACCAGGTGTGCTTTAAAGTGATTGGCAACGACACCACCGTGACCATGGCGTCCGAAGCGGGTCAGCTGCAGCTGAACGTGATGGAACCCGTGATTGGCCAGGCGATGTTTGAGTCCATCCACATTCTGACCAATGCCTGCTACAACCTGCTGGAAAAATGCATCAACGGCATTACCGCTAACAAAGCGGTGTGTGAGAGCTACGTCTACAACTCCATCGGGATTGTCACCTACCTCAACCCATTCATCGGCCACCACAACGGCGACATCGTCGGTAAAATCTGTGCTGAAACCGGTAAGAGCGTGCGTGAAGTGGTGCTGGAGCGCGGTTTGCTGACCGAAGCGGAGCTGGACGATATCTTCTCGCCACAGAACCTGATGCACCCGGCCTACAAAGCCAAGCGTTATACCGATGAAAGCGAACAGTAA